The Pseudodesulfovibrio hydrargyri genome segment GGCTTCCAGGCCATGACCATCGAACGCCGGGCCTTGAGGCCGGACGATGTGCTGATCGACATCATGTATTGCGGCATCTGCCATTCCGACATCCACATGGCCCGGAGCGAGTGGGGCCCGGCCAACTACCCCTGCGTTCCCGGGCACGAGATCATCGGGCGGGTGGTGGCCGTGGGCAGCAAGGTCAGGAAATTCAGGGTGGACGATTTCGCCGGGGTGGGCTGCATCGTGGATTCCTGCGGCACCTGCGAGTGCTGCGAATCCGATCTGGAGCAGTACTGCCCCGACTGGACCCTCGTGTTCAACGCACCGGACAAGATTTCGGGCGGCTACAACTACGGCGGTTTCTCCGACAAGATCGTGGTCCGCGAGCACTATGCCATCCGGGTGCCGCCGGGGGTGGACCTGCCGGCCATGGCCCCCCTGCTCTGCGCCGGGATCACCACCTTCTCGCCCATCCAGCACTGGAAGGTCGAGTCCGGCCAGCGGGTGGGCGTGATCGGCCTCGGCGGACTGGGCCACATGGCGGTCAAGCTCGCGGTGTCGCGCAAGGCGGACGTCACGGTGTTCACCACCTCGCCCGGCAAGGTGGCCGCGGCCAGGGAGCTGGGCGCGCGCGAAGCGGTCCTGTGGAGCGACGCCGACGCCATGCAGCGGCTCACCCGGCACTTCGACCTGATCATCTCCACGGTCCCCAAGGGATTCCCCGTGAACCAGTTCCTGAACCTCCTCCAGGTCGACGGAACCCTCGTCAACGTCGGCGCCCTGGACCAGCTGGAGGACATCCCCGGGATGACCCTGACCAGCGGACGCAGGAGCCTGGCGGGCTCGGTCATCGGCGGCATCGCCGAGACCCAGGAGGTCATGGACTACTGCACGGCCCACAACATCAAGGCCGACATCGAACTGATCAAGCCCGACCAGATCACCGAGGCCTTCGACCGCGTGGTGAACAAGGACATCCGCTACCGCTTCGTGATCGATCTGACGAGCTAACCCCCTTCAACTCGCGGAAACCATACGCCGCAACAAAGGCGGCCCCGATTGCCACGCAACCGGGGCCGCTTTTATTGCGAGATTCGAAAAAGGGGTGGCCGTCACGCCGGGATCCCGACAGGAACGGGCTCCGGCGAATCGAAAAAGAGAATTTTTGCGGGGATCAGAGGTACTGCCAGACCTTGCCGATTGTTGTTTCCATCACGGCAACGGCGCAAAGGTCGCTATAGGCGATTTCGACAACCTCGGCCCGAAGCGTGCCCTCCCCCTGACTTTTGTTGAAGGCATCCATGACGGCGATGGCGTCGCCGAGGGTGCGGGATCGCGGAGAGCTGCCGTCATGCGTCCGAGGGTGGTAGCCCATGAAAATCGTTTTGACCTTTTCCTGTTCGCCGTTCATATCCTGTCCTCGCTTGTTGCTGGCCGTTCCGTGTTCGACCCCAGGGCCGATGCCCGTAATCCGACCTGGGAGCATGGGGTTTCAGTAAATCTTCCCTGGCCTACGCTCCATTGCGTCCAACGCGAGCCCGGGGCCGTGTTTTCCAGTCTATTCGCACCGTAAGTGAGCCCGGTTGCCATTAAAGCGGGTCCGGCCTCATGAACATTTGATAGTTAACGTATTGTGGTAGTGTCCATTTTATCAAGGAGTCAAGCTCTTCCTGTTCGCGCCATTTCTACATGCCGAAAGAAGGCATCCCCACTTTGCCGGACCGCAAATGCCGTTTTTCATTGGACAGTTTTCAAACCGATTTCAACTCTAACTTACTTATTTAATTCGTATACGTTACATACCACCCAAAAGGCTTAGAGGGAGAACCTTCTAAGCCTTTTTGGTGGAGCCGAGGGAATTGAATCCACGGCTTCTTGAGCCATTCAAGGCTATCCGGGCAGTGCCGCTAGCTCCAGACCTCCCTTATGAGACTCACCATCGCGGCTATCATGGGTTCATCCGCCCTGCGCTCCAATGAGAGCAGGTGGAGAGTGAGCTTTTTCTCAAGATTCATCACGGAGAATATACCATACGCATCGGAGACGTCTTCCACTTTAAGCGCGGGCATGATCCCAAGGCCGACCTCGTCCGCCACCAAACGCAGGATGGCCGATTCCTGATCGACCACTACGGCCTTGACCGGCTCCTCCCCAATACTCTTGAACAGACCGGAGAGCACCTTGTTCATCGGGCAATGGTCACTGGTCCAGACCCACGGGAAAGATGCGAGTTCCTTCAAGCCGGGAGCCCCCAGCCGCTCTCGCCAGGCTTCGGATGCGACAATCGACAATTCAATCTCCCCCAGAGACTGCGCTTCAATTCTGTCGTCATCGGGGAGAGTGTAGGAAAAGCCCAGATCAATGTTTCTTGAAGACAGCTCCGACGCAACGTCCCAGCTCATTGTCTCCTTAACAACCAGGAATATCTCCGGGAACTCTTTTGCCAGCAAGGAGTGAACGTTCTTCAACCGCAGCAGGCGAGGGTCGGTGTTAACCCCGAGGGCGATGGAGCCACGGCCGCCGCCCCGGGCCTTTTCAGCCTCATTCCTGAAGGCGTCGACATCACGCAGGATGATATCCGCCCTGTCCTTCAAACGCTCCCCGCCCTTGGTCAGATCCATGCCCTGGGGTGTCCGCCAGAACAAACTGATCCCGAGCTCTTCCTCCAGAGCCTTGATCTGCGCACTGACCGCGGGCTGACTCATATTCAGCCGACTCGCCGCCCGCGTCATATTGCCCTCTTCGGCTACGGCAACAAAGGACACAAGTTGGTACAGCTCCACAACAACTACTCCCGGCAATCCATGGCGTTTATCGGGTTAATCCAATCATTTAATTGGACTCAACTGCAGCCAACCCCTAGCTTGTAAGGCCTTTCCCAAAACTTCAACCGCGAGGCAACAATGTTCACTCTTATTGCCGCCATGTGTGTATTCTCACTTACAATGTCCATTTCACCCGGGCCAGTCAACATGACGATCCTCGCCTCAGGAGCGACCTACGGATTGAGGAGGACGCTTCTGTTCGTCTCAGGTGCGACCATCGGATTCATCCTGCTCCTGCTCTCGCTGGGGCTTGGGCTCATGCAAATCGTGACAGCATATCCCGACCTTCTCAAATACCTTTCCCTGGCGGGCTCGTCGTTCATTATTTATGTCGGCTACAAAATCGCCTTGGCCGCTCCCGAACTCTCCACCGAGGAGGTCCCCTGCCCCGACTTCAAGCAGGGCTTCCTCATGCAGTGGCTCAACCCCAAGGCTTGGCTGGCCTGCATCGCTGGCATCTCCATGTTCACGAATCCAGGCTCCCATGCCCCGCTCTTTCTCTTCTCCGGCCTCTATTTCATCATCTGCTATCTCTCTCTCGCCACCTGGGCCGCCATGGGAACCCGATTCGGCGTGATCCTCGACACCCGAAAGAAGATGCGACGCTTCAATATAGCCATGGGCTCGCTACTGTGCATGTGTGCAGTATATCTTCTCCTGACATCCATCGGCTTTTGACCCTCCACGGGCGCAGGCGATTTGTATATCCTTTTGTATATTCCACGAAAAAAGGCTTAGAAGGAAAACCTTCTAAGCCTTTATAATCATTGGTGGAGCTGGAGGGAATTGAACCCACGACCTCTTGAATGCCATTCAAGCGCTCTCCCAACTGAGCTACAGCCCCACGTCGTTGGGAAAGACAACTTGTCCCAAGGGGGTGGTTTTTGTCAACAGGAAATGCGCACAAAATTCATCGCTTCGGATGTTTTTTTATCGCCGTGGACGCCGACAGGCGCACGCTGTCCGCCGACCTCGCTTTAAGGCTCCGTGGGGATGTTCCATCCTGGGCCGACTACTACGGATGCCGCCTTACGGCGGAGATAGTGGCGCATGTGAGCCGCCCCTCAAAGTCCCGCTTCTGAATGACGATTTTGATCTGACTCCGGCAAAAAACCTCAAGGCTCTTCATGCTCCCTCCGCCTCGCTCGGCTGAAAAGCAGGAAAATGGCCAAGGAAGAGGCCAGGGTCAGAACGAACAGGGTGAGGATCAGGGATTCGAAGGCCTCAGCATACGCGCCCGCCAGGTCCGAGACGGAGAGACCGGGCAGCAGACGTTGCGCGCCGGGCAAGTCCCCGGTGGCCAAACGTTGCGATGCGCTTTGTAGGTCGGCGGCCGGCGCGTTGATTCCGGCTCCCAGCCCAAGGACGGCATCGCGCGCCAGCCAGGTAAACATGGCCACGGCCACGGCAATGGAAACGCCCTCGCCCGCCACGCGGACCGTACTGAAGATGCCCGTGGCCATACCCGCGCGCTCCTTTGGAACCACGCTGACCGACAGTCCGTCCATCAACCCCCACGGCATGGCCGCGCCGAATCCGATCATACCCAGGACTGCGGCCAGGGACCCCACCGGGGGATGCAACCCCAACCCGGCGAGGAGCAATAGCCCTGCCGCCGCCCATACCAGTCCGAGGCAACAGAGCAGATAGCCGGGATAGCGCAACGCCAACGTCGAGACGACAAAGGGAACGAAGAGCATGGGCAGGGAAAGCGCGATCATGAGCAGGCCTGCCTGCATGGCGGAATAGCCCTCGATCCCGATGAAGCGGATAGGCAATATGACCAGTAGCACCACATAGCAGAAGCAGGTCGCCATGGGCAGGACCTGGACCCCGAGAAACAGGGGGGAACGGAACAGGCTCAGATCGAGCATGGGTCGCGCTCCCCGGCATTCCACGCGGATGAAAACGGCCAGAGCCGCCACGCTCATGGCCAGCGACGACACCACCGCAACGTGGTTCCATCCGTACTCCGGAGCCTGAAGCACGGCAAACGTCAAGAGGGCCAGCATGACCGTGAAGCTCAACCCGCCGCCGACATCCAGGCGATCGGCCCCGCTGTCGCGGCTCTCCCGCAGGTATGGCAGCCCGAACAGCAGCACCATCACGCCGATGACCGTTCCGGACAGGAACACGGAACGCCAGCCCAGACACTCCACCAGGAAACCGGACA includes the following:
- a CDS encoding NAD(P)-dependent alcohol dehydrogenase — its product is MGNGPYSIKAYGVNGPTDGFQAMTIERRALRPDDVLIDIMYCGICHSDIHMARSEWGPANYPCVPGHEIIGRVVAVGSKVRKFRVDDFAGVGCIVDSCGTCECCESDLEQYCPDWTLVFNAPDKISGGYNYGGFSDKIVVREHYAIRVPPGVDLPAMAPLLCAGITTFSPIQHWKVESGQRVGVIGLGGLGHMAVKLAVSRKADVTVFTTSPGKVAAARELGAREAVLWSDADAMQRLTRHFDLIISTVPKGFPVNQFLNLLQVDGTLVNVGALDQLEDIPGMTLTSGRRSLAGSVIGGIAETQEVMDYCTAHNIKADIELIKPDQITEAFDRVVNKDIRYRFVIDLTS
- a CDS encoding LysR family transcriptional regulator, producing the protein MELYQLVSFVAVAEEGNMTRAASRLNMSQPAVSAQIKALEEELGISLFWRTPQGMDLTKGGERLKDRADIILRDVDAFRNEAEKARGGGRGSIALGVNTDPRLLRLKNVHSLLAKEFPEIFLVVKETMSWDVASELSSRNIDLGFSYTLPDDDRIEAQSLGEIELSIVASEAWRERLGAPGLKELASFPWVWTSDHCPMNKVLSGLFKSIGEEPVKAVVVDQESAILRLVADEVGLGIMPALKVEDVSDAYGIFSVMNLEKKLTLHLLSLERRADEPMIAAMVSLIREVWS
- a CDS encoding LysE family translocator produces the protein MSISPGPVNMTILASGATYGLRRTLLFVSGATIGFILLLLSLGLGLMQIVTAYPDLLKYLSLAGSSFIIYVGYKIALAAPELSTEEVPCPDFKQGFLMQWLNPKAWLACIAGISMFTNPGSHAPLFLFSGLYFIICYLSLATWAAMGTRFGVILDTRKKMRRFNIAMGSLLCMCAVYLLLTSIGF
- a CDS encoding MFS transporter, translating into MRTLDVSRRSGSVSRAYATLATVCAAALVLPLSFAGAVVAIPAIAREVGGGPVGLNWVVNAFMLAFGSCLMMAGTLADRYGRKRIFALGMTSFAASSLLIGFSPGIAVINLLRAVQGLSAAAALAGGAAALAQEFDGDGRTRAFSLLGTTFGAGLAFGPVLSGFLVECLGWRSVFLSGTVIGVMVLLFGLPYLRESRDSGADRLDVGGGLSFTVMLALLTFAVLQAPEYGWNHVAVVSSLAMSVAALAVFIRVECRGARPMLDLSLFRSPLFLGVQVLPMATCFCYVVLLVILPIRFIGIEGYSAMQAGLLMIALSLPMLFVPFVVSTLALRYPGYLLCCLGLVWAAAGLLLLAGLGLHPPVGSLAAVLGMIGFGAAMPWGLMDGLSVSVVPKERAGMATGIFSTVRVAGEGVSIAVAVAMFTWLARDAVLGLGAGINAPAADLQSASQRLATGDLPGAQRLLPGLSVSDLAGAYAEAFESLILTLFVLTLASSLAIFLLFSRARRREHEEP